From a single Sander vitreus isolate 19-12246 chromosome 4, sanVit1, whole genome shotgun sequence genomic region:
- the LOC144516108 gene encoding guanylin-like: MRVLCIVIVLVLCVCRQALGGVQVKVGDRSFPLEAVKQLMELMDLDDNVSPHLAETTIVAVCTNPVLPQVFQPVCQGKGAAIVFSKLVSIIMSADPCEICANPSCFGCLD; this comes from the exons ATGAGAGTGCTCTGTATCGTTATTGTcttggtgctgtgtgtgtgcagacaagCTCTAGGAGGTGTGCAGGTTAAA GTTGGAGACAGGAGCTTTCCCTTGGAGGCAGTGAAGcagctgatggagctgatggattTAGACGACAACGTGAGCCCTCACCTCGCTGAGACGACCATTGTAGCTGTTTGCACCAACCCTGTCCTACCCCAAGTCTTTCAGCCAGTGTGCCAAGGGAAGGGAGCAGCCATCGTTTTCTCCAAACTAG tGTCTATCATCATGTCTGCAGATCCTTGTGAAATATGTGCCAACCCCTCCTGCTTTGGGTGTTTGGACTGA